The Chitinophagales bacterium genome contains a region encoding:
- the fahA gene encoding fumarylacetoacetase, giving the protein MSESLKKSWVENSENTDFTLQNLPFGIFSTSKKTPRVGVAIGDKIVDLVELNNNNFIQIEESLVNNSTLNDFMAEGRPFARKIRDRIAVLLDENNDELKDSTHRGSIMVSMSQATMHMPVAVGDYTDFYSSLDHATNVGCLFRDPNNALLPNWKHIPVGYHGRSSSIVVSPAEIHRPKGQMKPADADAPVYGPSKLFDFELEMAFITCKKTKLGESIPVNEAENAIWGMVIFNDLSARDIQGWEYVPLGPFLGKNFGSVISPWVVTMDALEPFRTKGYTQEPKVLPYLQYEKDANFDINLEVIIKTENGDENLICTSNYKYMYWNMNQQLAHQTVNGCNINVGDMYASGTISGPEKNEYGSMLELTWKGTKPIKLKDGTERKFMQDGDVCIMRAYSEKNGVRVGFGESVVKILPAN; this is encoded by the coding sequence ATGTCGGAAAGTTTAAAAAAATCTTGGGTAGAAAATTCAGAAAATACTGATTTTACATTACAAAATTTGCCTTTTGGTATATTTTCTACAAGCAAAAAAACACCAAGAGTTGGTGTAGCCATAGGAGATAAAATAGTAGATTTAGTAGAGTTAAATAACAATAACTTTATACAAATTGAAGAATCATTAGTAAATAACAGTACTTTAAATGATTTTATGGCAGAAGGCAGACCTTTTGCCCGAAAAATTAGAGATAGAATTGCCGTATTATTAGATGAAAACAATGATGAATTAAAAGATTCTACACACAGAGGAAGTATTATGGTAAGCATGAGCCAAGCTACGATGCACATGCCTGTAGCGGTGGGAGATTATACCGATTTTTACAGCAGTTTAGACCATGCCACTAATGTAGGTTGCTTATTTAGAGACCCAAATAATGCTTTACTGCCCAACTGGAAACATATACCTGTTGGCTATCATGGCAGGTCAAGTTCTATAGTAGTTTCGCCTGCCGAAATACACCGACCAAAAGGGCAAATGAAGCCGGCAGACGCAGACGCTCCTGTTTATGGTCCTTCAAAATTGTTTGATTTTGAATTAGAAATGGCATTTATTACTTGCAAGAAAACTAAGTTAGGCGAGTCTATTCCCGTAAATGAAGCCGAAAATGCAATATGGGGAATGGTTATTTTTAACGATTTAAGTGCCAGAGATATTCAAGGATGGGAATACGTGCCATTAGGGCCATTTTTAGGCAAAAACTTTGGTTCTGTTATTTCTCCGTGGGTAGTAACTATGGACGCCTTAGAACCATTTAGAACTAAAGGCTACACCCAAGAACCTAAGGTACTACCCTATTTGCAATATGAAAAAGATGCCAATTTTGACATTAATTTAGAAGTAATAATTAAAACAGAAAATGGCGATGAAAACTTAATTTGTACTTCTAACTACAAATATATGTATTGGAATATGAACCAACAATTGGCTCATCAAACCGTAAACGGTTGCAATATAAATGTAGGCGATATGTATGCCTCAGGCACTATAAGTGGACCCGAAAAAAATGAATATGGTTCTATGTTAGAGTTAACATGGAAAGGCACTAAACCCATTAAACTAAAAGACGGCACAGAACGCAAGTTTATGCAAGACGGAGATGTTTGTATAATGCGTGCTTATAGCGAAAAAAATGGTGTAAGAGTAGGTTTTGGAGAAAGTGTAGTTAAAATATTGCCGGCTAACTAA
- a CDS encoding pentapeptide repeat-containing protein yields MTEKYIQDKTFSNIDFTTNELEAKEYDGCTFNNCDFSSYNLSNYKFIDCHFIECNLSMCKINNTAFRNIQFKNCKMLGLLFDSCNKFGLEFSFENCQLNHSSFYDTKISKTKFINCSLIEVDFTKADLTEATFENCNLELAVFDATILKKANLSTAYNFDIDADKNQIRKAKFSINNLAGLLRKYDIVIEQP; encoded by the coding sequence ATGACAGAAAAATACATACAAGATAAAACATTTAGCAATATTGATTTTACTACAAATGAATTAGAAGCAAAAGAATATGACGGCTGTACTTTCAATAATTGCGATTTTTCATCTTACAACTTATCCAACTATAAATTTATAGATTGTCATTTTATTGAGTGCAATTTATCTATGTGCAAAATCAATAATACTGCTTTCAGGAATATTCAATTTAAAAATTGCAAAATGTTGGGATTATTATTTGATAGTTGCAATAAATTTGGACTTGAATTTTCTTTTGAAAATTGCCAACTCAACCACTCGTCTTTTTATGACACTAAAATAAGTAAAACCAAATTTATTAATTGCTCACTTATAGAAGTTGATTTTACAAAAGCAGATTTAACCGAAGCAACTTTTGAAAACTGCAACTTAGAATTAGCCGTTTTTGATGCTACAATTCTTAAAAAAGCTAATTTAAGCACAGCTTATAATTTTGATATAGATGCCGATAAAAATCAAATTAGAAAAGCAAAATTTTCTATTAACAACCTTGCCGGACTACTTAGAAAATATGATATAGTTATAGAACAGCCTTAG
- the alaS gene encoding alanine--tRNA ligase yields the protein MKSAKEIRKNFLDFFEKKGHKIVPSAPIVVKDDPTLMFNNAGMNQFKDYFLGNKKIVNSRVADTQKCLRVSGKHNDLEEVGVDTYHHTMFEMLGNWSFGDYFKKEAINWSWELLTNVYGIDKTRLYVTVFEGDKGDNLSFDKEAFDIWKTLVNEKHILKGNKKDNFWEMGDVGPCGPCTEIHYDGRNDEERKKVDGATLVNADDPQVIEIWNNVFIEFERKADGSLVKLSKQHVDTGMGFERLVRVLQNKTSNYDTDIFMPLIEKLEEISGKTYGKNEQTDIAFRVIADHIRAISFTIADGQLPASNGAGYVIRRILRRAVRYGYTYLGFNKAFLAQLLPVLVAQFKDVFPEIKLQEKFIEKVITEEENSFFKTLSTGLKLIDDIEKELHKKGKTIIDGTKAFELYDTYGFPLDLTELVAKEKGLSVDIKGFEKAMQEQKNRSRNAEQSEQSDWTVLAESDLTNFEGYTTLECPVKITKYRKVEKKGKTQYHLVFDKTPFYAESGGQVGDTGYIENNGEKTYVIDTQKENQLFIHIVNELPKNINATFNASVNKEKRNKTAMNHSATHLLHKALRDTLGTHVEQRGSLVNDEYLRFDFSHFQKVTDEELNKIEELVNQEIEKSIPLQSYADTPIEKAKEMGAMALFGEKYGDKVRVVKFGNSIELCGGTHVENTGNIKYFKIINENSIAAGIRRIEALTGNKVIAYYKEQEDALNQIKTLLNNPPKTVDAVVKLQEENEQLKKQLEALQLQQQGNIKEELLKKVSTENGLNIIAEKIDAPNADSIKNLAFQLKNEVENLFLVLGSIINDKPLLTVMISDNIVKERNLNAGTIIREIAKEIQGGGGGQPFYATAGGKKVEGIDSAIAKAKSFTL from the coding sequence ATGAAATCGGCTAAAGAGATAAGAAAAAACTTTTTGGATTTTTTTGAAAAGAAAGGACATAAAATAGTGCCATCTGCCCCTATTGTGGTAAAAGACGACCCTACTTTAATGTTTAATAATGCGGGTATGAACCAGTTTAAAGATTATTTTTTGGGCAATAAAAAAATAGTAAATTCTCGTGTAGCGGACACACAAAAATGCTTAAGAGTAAGTGGAAAACACAACGATTTAGAAGAAGTAGGTGTAGATACCTATCATCATACTATGTTTGAAATGTTGGGCAATTGGAGCTTTGGCGATTATTTTAAAAAAGAAGCTATAAATTGGAGTTGGGAGTTGCTGACCAATGTTTATGGAATAGATAAAACCAGATTGTACGTAACCGTTTTTGAAGGCGATAAAGGCGATAATTTAAGTTTTGATAAAGAAGCTTTTGATATTTGGAAAACTTTAGTAAACGAAAAACATATACTTAAAGGCAATAAAAAAGATAATTTTTGGGAAATGGGCGATGTGGGTCCTTGTGGGCCATGTACCGAAATTCATTATGACGGCAGAAATGATGAAGAAAGAAAAAAAGTGGATGGAGCTACTTTAGTAAATGCCGATGACCCTCAAGTGATAGAAATATGGAACAACGTATTTATAGAGTTTGAAAGAAAAGCCGATGGCAGCTTAGTAAAACTATCAAAACAGCATGTAGATACCGGCATGGGCTTTGAAAGATTAGTGCGTGTTTTACAAAACAAAACCAGCAATTATGATACGGATATTTTCATGCCGTTAATAGAAAAACTTGAAGAAATTTCAGGTAAAACTTATGGCAAAAATGAGCAGACAGACATAGCTTTTAGAGTAATAGCAGACCATATAAGAGCCATTTCTTTTACTATAGCCGATGGACAACTGCCTGCCAGCAACGGAGCAGGGTATGTAATACGCAGAATATTGCGTAGAGCTGTACGCTACGGCTACACTTATTTAGGTTTTAACAAAGCTTTTTTAGCTCAATTATTGCCCGTTTTAGTAGCACAGTTTAAAGATGTTTTTCCCGAAATAAAACTGCAAGAAAAATTTATAGAAAAAGTTATTACCGAAGAAGAAAACAGTTTTTTTAAAACATTATCTACAGGGCTAAAATTAATAGACGATATAGAAAAAGAGCTACATAAAAAAGGTAAAACAATTATAGACGGCACTAAAGCTTTTGAACTATACGACACCTACGGTTTCCCTTTAGATTTAACCGAATTAGTGGCTAAAGAAAAAGGATTGTCTGTTGATATTAAAGGTTTTGAAAAAGCTATGCAAGAGCAAAAAAATCGTTCAAGAAATGCCGAGCAAAGCGAGCAAAGCGATTGGACTGTTTTAGCAGAAAGCGACCTTACTAATTTTGAAGGATACACCACTTTAGAATGTCCTGTAAAAATAACTAAATACCGAAAAGTAGAGAAAAAAGGCAAAACACAGTATCATTTAGTTTTTGATAAAACGCCTTTTTATGCCGAAAGTGGTGGACAAGTGGGCGATACGGGCTATATAGAAAACAATGGAGAAAAAACATACGTAATTGATACTCAAAAAGAAAATCAACTGTTTATACATATAGTAAATGAATTGCCCAAAAATATAAATGCCACTTTTAATGCCTCTGTAAATAAAGAAAAAAGGAATAAAACAGCTATGAACCATAGTGCTACGCATTTATTGCACAAAGCTTTAAGAGATACTTTAGGCACTCATGTAGAGCAAAGAGGTTCACTGGTAAATGATGAATATTTGCGTTTTGATTTCTCGCATTTTCAAAAAGTAACGGATGAAGAATTAAACAAAATAGAAGAACTGGTTAACCAAGAAATAGAAAAATCTATCCCACTACAAAGCTATGCCGATACGCCAATAGAAAAAGCGAAAGAAATGGGTGCTATGGCTTTGTTTGGCGAAAAATATGGAGATAAAGTTAGAGTAGTAAAATTTGGTAATTCTATAGAATTATGTGGTGGCACGCATGTAGAAAACACAGGTAATATAAAGTATTTTAAAATAATAAATGAAAATTCTATAGCTGCTGGTATTAGAAGAATAGAAGCTTTGACGGGCAATAAAGTAATAGCCTACTACAAAGAGCAAGAAGATGCACTTAACCAAATAAAAACTTTGCTTAATAATCCGCCAAAAACTGTAGATGCCGTAGTAAAACTTCAAGAAGAAAACGAGCAACTAAAAAAACAGTTAGAAGCACTACAACTACAACAACAAGGCAATATTAAAGAAGAGCTTTTGAAAAAAGTAAGTACAGAAAACGGCTTAAATATTATTGCCGAAAAAATAGATGCACCCAATGCCGATAGCATTAAAAACTTAGCATTTCAGTTGAAAAATGAAGTTGAAAATCTATTTTTAGTATTAGGTAGTATTATTAATGACAAACCTTTGCTTACGGTTATGATAAGCGATAACATAGTAAAAGAACGCAACTTAAATGCCGGAACAATAATTAGAGAAATAGCAAAAGAAATACAAGGCGGTGGCGGTGGGCAGCCTTTTTACGCTACTGCGGGAGGTAAAAAAGTAGAAGGAATAGACAGTGCTATCGCTAAAGCAAAAAGCTTTACTTTATAA
- a CDS encoding M23 family metallopeptidase → MKKEKYYYNLKTLQYEKVKTTFSVKLFRGVVILVSVLVTAFLLSLLGGALFSSPREKMLEQENRVQKDQLQYLSGSVDELSKVLESLQERDRNTYRVIFESEPISQSLWNSGVGGSERYKELKRFTTGDLMIDVNKKLDALKRKMYWQSESYDDLAKLVTKKEDMLQSLPAIQPVANYDLKRMASGYGWRIDPVYGVNKFHAGMDFSAPVGTEIYATAKGKVVDVGYNSGGYGNRIIIEHGYGYQTLYAHMSAFNVKMGETVQRGQIIGYVGNTGKSVGPHLHYEVHKNGEKLNPVLFYYKDLDDEQYQEMIQMSENGGGSLD, encoded by the coding sequence GTGAAAAAAGAAAAGTACTATTATAATTTAAAAACACTACAGTACGAAAAAGTTAAAACTACTTTTTCTGTAAAGTTATTCAGAGGCGTAGTTATTTTGGTTTCTGTATTGGTTACAGCTTTTTTATTGAGCTTGCTGGGCGGTGCATTATTCTCTTCTCCAAGGGAAAAAATGTTAGAGCAAGAAAATAGAGTTCAAAAAGATCAATTGCAATATTTAAGCGGTTCAGTAGATGAGCTTTCAAAGGTTTTAGAGTCCTTGCAAGAAAGAGATAGAAATACTTACAGAGTAATTTTTGAGTCGGAGCCTATTTCTCAATCATTGTGGAACTCAGGAGTGGGAGGCTCAGAAAGATATAAAGAGCTTAAAAGGTTTACTACGGGCGATTTAATGATAGATGTAAACAAGAAATTAGATGCTTTAAAAAGAAAAATGTATTGGCAATCTGAATCTTATGATGATTTAGCTAAATTAGTTACTAAGAAAGAAGATATGTTGCAATCTTTGCCGGCTATACAGCCTGTAGCTAATTATGATTTAAAAAGAATGGCATCGGGATATGGGTGGCGTATAGACCCTGTTTATGGTGTAAATAAGTTTCATGCAGGCATGGATTTTTCTGCACCCGTGGGAACAGAAATTTATGCTACGGCAAAGGGAAAAGTTGTGGATGTAGGGTATAATTCAGGAGGTTATGGCAATAGAATTATTATAGAACATGGCTATGGCTACCAAACTTTATATGCTCACATGAGTGCTTTTAATGTAAAAATGGGAGAAACAGTGCAGCGAGGACAAATTATTGGTTATGTGGGCAATACAGGAAAATCTGTAGGACCACATTTACACTATGAAGTACATAAAAATGGCGAAAAATTAAATCCCGTTTTATTCTACTATAAAGATTTAGACGATGAGCAATATCAAGAAATGATACAAATGTCTGAAAATGGCGGAGGCTCTTTGGATTAA
- a CDS encoding flavin reductase family protein produces MLSFNPYDLAIPKRHQFLTGGIGPRPICWASTVDENGKPNLAPYSFFNVFGANPPTVIFSSNRRGRDNTTKDTLHNIEHTKEVVINIVPYSLVHQMNICSTDYPTNINEFTKAGVTPIDSVIVKAKRVKESPIQFECKVKEIIYTGKEGGAANLFICEVVHMHIAENILGEDGMIDPQKLDLVGRMGKNYYVRASGDAVFEINNPFEKINLGFDGLPKHIVESTFLTGNEIAQMAMETELPTKEEILKNKELFLTDETAKFSIAKQLIKENKVREALSILL; encoded by the coding sequence ATGCTGTCATTTAATCCTTACGATTTAGCTATACCTAAAAGACATCAATTTTTAACGGGTGGCATAGGGCCACGACCAATATGCTGGGCAAGTACCGTAGATGAAAATGGAAAGCCTAATTTAGCACCCTACAGTTTTTTTAATGTTTTTGGAGCTAATCCGCCTACGGTAATTTTTTCAAGCAATAGAAGAGGTAGAGATAACACCACAAAAGATACGCTACACAATATAGAGCATACTAAAGAGGTGGTTATCAATATAGTGCCGTATAGTTTAGTGCATCAAATGAATATTTGTAGTACAGACTACCCTACTAATATAAATGAGTTTACAAAAGCGGGTGTTACGCCAATAGACTCTGTAATTGTAAAAGCCAAAAGAGTAAAAGAAAGTCCTATTCAGTTTGAGTGTAAAGTGAAAGAAATAATATATACAGGAAAAGAAGGAGGAGCCGCTAATTTATTTATTTGCGAAGTAGTGCACATGCATATTGCTGAAAATATTTTAGGAGAAGACGGCATGATAGATCCACAAAAATTAGATTTAGTAGGCAGAATGGGTAAAAACTATTATGTGCGTGCCAGTGGAGATGCAGTTTTTGAAATCAACAATCCATTTGAAAAAATAAATTTAGGTTTTGACGGTTTGCCTAAACACATAGTGGAAAGTACTTTCCTTACAGGAAACGAAATAGCACAAATGGCAATGGAAACGGAACTGCCTACAAAAGAAGAAATTTTAAAGAATAAAGAATTATTTTTAACTGACGAAACAGCTAAATTTTCAATAGCGAAACAGCTAATTAAAGAAAATAAAGTTAGAGAAGCCTTAAGTATTTTATTATAA
- a CDS encoding metal-dependent hydrolase, whose translation MASAFGHALAALSFRNLIDIKYKLPLKIVLLGVVYSILPDADVITFKFGIPYESVWGHRGISHSLLFSLVLALITALFLSKNKIERIIFFVFLFISTLSHTILDAMTTGGKGVAFFAPFDNTRYFLPWRVIKVSPIGIKNFLSQWGLKVIQSELIWIGIPFIITLILYFILKKKNNAVI comes from the coding sequence ATGGCATCGGCTTTTGGTCATGCTTTAGCAGCTTTAAGTTTTAGAAATTTAATAGACATTAAATATAAACTACCTTTAAAAATAGTTTTATTAGGTGTAGTTTACAGCATTCTTCCCGATGCAGATGTAATAACTTTTAAATTTGGCATACCTTATGAAAGTGTATGGGGACACAGAGGTATAAGTCATTCCTTGCTTTTTAGTTTGGTTTTAGCTCTTATTACTGCTTTATTTTTGAGCAAAAACAAAATAGAAAGAATTATCTTCTTTGTATTCTTATTCATATCCACATTATCGCATACCATTTTAGATGCCATGACTACAGGCGGTAAGGGTGTAGCCTTTTTTGCTCCTTTTGATAATACCCGATATTTTTTGCCTTGGAGAGTAATAAAAGTTTCGCCCATTGGTATTAAAAACTTTCTTAGCCAATGGGGATTAAAAGTTATTCAAAGTGAACTTATTTGGATAGGAATTCCTTTTATAATTACCTTAATTTTATATTTCATTTTAAAAAAGAAAAACAATGCTGTCATTTAA
- a CDS encoding nitronate monooxygenase → MKTPLTELLNIKYPIILAPMFLVSNEEMSIEAIKAGIAPCIPALNWRTIEQMREGIEKIRNAADGSIGINLIVNQSNIHYKKQLDACIDLKVDFIITSLGSPEEVIAKCKPAGIKVFCDVVDVKYAKKVEDLGADALIAVNKEAGGHCGPMLSSELIPLLKKNCSIPVISAGGVGDGVGIWKRINEDGAVGVSMGSIFIATPEAPVSQEYKQACVDYGADDIVLTTKISGSHLTVINTPYVQKVGTTQNWFEKLLSKNKKLKKYVKMLTFYKGMKAIEKAAFSSTYNSVWCAGPSIEYVKSIRPVKDIVTSLVKEYNEVNTNEEKKTAAMANSVVRRK, encoded by the coding sequence ATAAAAACACCACTTACAGAACTACTTAATATTAAGTACCCTATTATTCTTGCTCCCATGTTTTTGGTAAGCAATGAAGAAATGAGTATAGAAGCCATTAAAGCTGGTATTGCTCCGTGTATTCCGGCACTTAACTGGCGTACTATTGAGCAAATGCGTGAAGGCATTGAAAAAATTAGAAATGCGGCAGATGGTTCCATTGGTATTAACTTAATAGTAAATCAATCTAACATTCACTACAAAAAACAGTTAGATGCGTGCATAGATTTAAAAGTAGATTTCATTATAACTTCCTTAGGTTCTCCGGAAGAAGTGATAGCTAAATGCAAACCTGCCGGCATTAAAGTATTTTGCGATGTAGTAGATGTAAAATATGCCAAAAAGGTAGAAGATTTAGGTGCAGATGCTTTAATAGCTGTTAATAAAGAAGCCGGAGGGCATTGTGGGCCTATGTTGAGCAGCGAATTAATTCCTTTATTAAAGAAAAACTGCTCTATTCCTGTAATTTCTGCCGGAGGTGTGGGCGATGGTGTCGGTATTTGGAAACGTATTAATGAAGATGGTGCTGTGGGCGTAAGCATGGGCAGTATTTTTATAGCCACTCCGGAAGCTCCCGTTTCGCAGGAGTATAAACAAGCTTGTGTAGATTATGGTGCAGATGACATTGTACTTACAACTAAAATATCGGGTTCTCATTTAACAGTTATCAATACGCCCTATGTACAAAAAGTAGGAACAACCCAAAACTGGTTTGAAAAACTACTAAGCAAAAACAAAAAACTAAAAAAGTATGTTAAAATGCTTACTTTTTATAAAGGAATGAAAGCCATAGAAAAAGCTGCTTTTAGTTCTACTTACAATTCAGTTTGGTGTGCCGGGCCTTCTATAGAATATGTAAAAAGCATACGCCCCGTTAAAGATATTGTAACATCTTTAGTTAAAGAGTACAATGAAGTAAACACTAACGAAGAAAAAAAGACGGCAGCTATGGCAAATAGTGTGGTTAGAAGAAAATAA
- a CDS encoding anthranilate synthase component I family protein, which translates to MQESTKLKLADATLFKKQCIVWASQFSTFLCLDNNYSKDKYHQEEFVIAVDAVNKIELQNTNNAFEKLKTYHAENEQTIYGYLSYDLKNDVENLSSKNKDNLNFPELYFFSPRYEIKIKDNTCIINRNYIESIYIKDAIEAVDVSTEISLNKIEWKKRVSKTTYIETVEKIRKDIEEGTVYELNYCYENYTENINVNPLSIFLRINEQVKAPFSSLIKLNDKYVLSFSPERFMQMQEGKMISQPIKGTRKKGSGAKENKALKQDLLQDEKERAENVMIVDLVRNDFARSAITGTIKVDELFGIYEFENIIQMISTVSAQKRENINAIDALKLCFPMGSMTGAPKIKAMQLIEQYENTKRGVYSGAIGYIKPNGDFDFNVVIRTLLYNATRQYLSYQVGGAITYDSKAEKEWEETIAKFQSVLGYL; encoded by the coding sequence ATGCAAGAAAGTACCAAACTAAAATTAGCAGATGCTACTTTATTTAAAAAGCAATGTATAGTTTGGGCATCGCAGTTTTCTACTTTTTTATGTTTAGATAATAACTATTCTAAAGATAAATATCATCAAGAGGAGTTTGTTATTGCTGTAGATGCAGTTAATAAAATAGAGCTACAAAATACCAATAATGCTTTTGAAAAATTAAAAACATATCATGCTGAAAATGAGCAAACTATATACGGTTATTTAAGTTATGATTTGAAGAATGATGTAGAGAATTTATCCTCAAAAAATAAGGACAATTTAAACTTTCCGGAGCTATATTTCTTTTCGCCAAGATATGAAATTAAGATAAAAGATAACACTTGTATTATCAATAGAAATTATATTGAATCTATCTACATAAAAGATGCAATTGAAGCGGTAGATGTTAGTACGGAAATTTCTTTAAATAAAATAGAATGGAAAAAAAGAGTAAGTAAAACTACTTATATAGAAACCGTTGAAAAAATAAGAAAAGATATAGAAGAAGGTACAGTTTATGAGCTGAATTATTGCTATGAAAATTATACTGAGAATATAAATGTAAATCCGCTTTCAATTTTTTTGCGTATTAATGAGCAAGTAAAAGCTCCGTTTTCGTCATTAATAAAGTTAAATGATAAGTATGTATTGTCTTTTTCGCCAGAGCGGTTTATGCAAATGCAAGAAGGTAAAATGATAAGCCAGCCTATAAAAGGTACACGAAAAAAGGGTAGTGGAGCAAAGGAGAATAAGGCATTAAAGCAAGATTTGCTACAAGATGAAAAAGAGCGTGCAGAAAATGTAATGATAGTAGATTTGGTGCGTAATGATTTTGCCCGAAGTGCCATAACGGGGACTATAAAAGTAGATGAGCTATTTGGTATTTATGAGTTTGAAAACATTATACAGATGATTTCTACCGTAAGTGCACAGAAAAGAGAAAATATAAATGCCATTGATGCTTTAAAGCTTTGTTTTCCTATGGGAAGTATGACGGGAGCACCCAAAATTAAAGCCATGCAACTAATAGAACAGTACGAAAACACGAAACGGGGTGTTTATTCTGGAGCAATAGGCTACATAAAACCCAATGGCGATTTTGATTTTAATGTAGTTATCCGAACGCTTTTGTATAATGCAACCCGACAATATTTATCGTATCAAGTAGGCGGAGCTATTACTTATGATAGTAAGGCAGAAAAAGAATGGGAAGAAACTATCGCTAAGTTTCAGTCGGTTTTGGGGTATTTGTAA
- a CDS encoding YccF domain-containing protein codes for MNALGNIIWMIFGGFFTAIEYIMAGCALCITIIGIPFGLQCFKLAFYVLLPFGHKTVKRESRTSPEGCVYTFLNIIWFFVGAIPLVLSHLFWGILLGITIIGIPFAKQHFKLMSLALTPFGRDIVEVN; via the coding sequence ATGAATGCATTAGGCAATATTATTTGGATGATTTTTGGCGGTTTTTTTACGGCTATTGAATACATAATGGCAGGTTGTGCTTTGTGTATTACTATTATTGGTATCCCGTTTGGCTTGCAGTGTTTTAAGTTGGCTTTTTATGTATTGCTACCTTTTGGACACAAAACCGTGAAAAGGGAAAGTAGAACATCTCCAGAAGGATGTGTATATACTTTTTTGAATATTATTTGGTTTTTTGTAGGGGCAATACCTTTGGTTTTATCCCATTTGTTTTGGGGTATTTTGTTGGGTATTACCATTATAGGTATTCCGTTTGCTAAACAACATTTTAAGTTAATGAGTTTGGCTCTTACTCCCTTTGGGAGAGATATTGTAGAGGTAAATTAA
- a CDS encoding SRPBCC domain-containing protein, with the protein MKDYKNYFIVKEQPEIVYRALVNPQIIKLWTGFEAIMTETVGEEFNLYDDSVVGQNIAFEPNKLIEQEWYFGEQEEPSIVTMKLHEHKKGTSLEFRQTNIPEEFYENIVDGIENIYMADLQDFYEGE; encoded by the coding sequence ATGAAGGATTATAAAAATTATTTTATTGTAAAAGAGCAACCCGAAATAGTATATAGAGCTTTGGTTAATCCCCAAATTATAAAGCTATGGACGGGTTTTGAAGCTATAATGACAGAAACCGTAGGAGAGGAGTTTAATTTGTATGACGATAGTGTGGTAGGTCAAAACATTGCATTTGAACCCAACAAATTAATAGAGCAAGAGTGGTATTTTGGCGAGCAAGAAGAACCTTCTATTGTTACTATGAAACTCCATGAACATAAAAAAGGTACATCTTTAGAGTTTAGGCAAACCAATATCCCAGAAGAATTTTATGAAAATATAGTAGATGGTATTGAAAACATCTATATGGCAGATTTACAAGATTTTTACGAAGGAGAGTAA
- a CDS encoding DUF308 domain-containing protein has protein sequence MENNFLKRIQNSIKHWYLLLILGLVFIATGIWTLASPLESYEALSIVFTISFIISGILEIAFALSNRNEYDHWGWNLVFGILSLVVGIMLINNPLVSMITLPLYVGFLIMFRSFGAIGFSLDLKNYRVMEWGTLMALGILGLLFSIMLLWNPIFAGITIVVWTGLAFIASGVFNIYISLKLKKLKRD, from the coding sequence ATGGAAAATAACTTTCTAAAAAGAATTCAAAATTCAATTAAACACTGGTACTTATTATTAATACTTGGGCTTGTATTTATTGCCACAGGTATTTGGACTTTAGCTTCTCCGCTTGAATCGTATGAAGCTCTATCTATAGTTTTTACTATTTCCTTTATTATTTCGGGAATTTTAGAAATAGCTTTTGCTTTAAGCAATAGAAATGAATACGACCATTGGGGCTGGAACTTGGTATTTGGAATACTAAGTTTAGTAGTTGGTATTATGCTGATTAACAATCCTTTAGTGTCAATGATTACTTTACCGCTTTATGTTGGTTTTTTAATTATGTTCCGTTCATTTGGTGCTATAGGTTTTTCATTAGACTTAAAAAACTACCGTGTAATGGAATGGGGTACATTAATGGCATTAGGCATTTTAGGATTACTTTTCTCTATAATGCTACTTTGGAATCCAATTTTTGCAGGCATTACTATTGTTGTTTGGACAGGTCTTGCATTTATAGCTTCGGGTGTATTTAACATCTATATTTCTCTTAAACTTAAAAAGCTAAAAAGAGATTAA